A genomic region of Luteibacter aegosomatissinici contains the following coding sequences:
- the flgH gene encoding flagellar basal body L-ring protein FlgH, which translates to MSYAMNRLSARLFVAALPIATLAGCAIVPPTPKPMYTATLPEEPARTAMPSGSIYADQQSMELFADPRAHRMGDILTITLVESTQASKKAATSTSKKNGNNITAPSLLGHGLKVGGKVADSSLASSNSFDGDGASSQSNTLNGEITVTVSKRLSNGALVVQGEKWLTINQGEELVRISGIVRPQDIGNDNVVLSSRVADAKIEYVGKGTLADSNTRGWLSRFFDSKWMPF; encoded by the coding sequence ATGAGCTACGCCATGAATCGCCTCTCCGCCCGTCTTTTCGTCGCCGCGCTGCCGATCGCCACCCTCGCGGGTTGCGCCATCGTGCCGCCGACGCCCAAGCCGATGTATACCGCCACGCTGCCGGAAGAGCCGGCCCGCACCGCCATGCCCAGCGGCTCCATCTATGCCGACCAGCAGTCGATGGAGCTATTCGCCGACCCGCGCGCCCACCGCATGGGCGATATCCTGACCATCACCCTGGTGGAAAGCACGCAGGCCAGCAAGAAAGCCGCGACCAGCACCAGCAAGAAAAACGGCAACAACATCACGGCGCCGTCGCTGCTTGGCCACGGTTTGAAAGTAGGCGGCAAGGTGGCCGACAGCAGCCTGGCATCCAGCAACTCGTTCGATGGCGATGGTGCCTCCAGCCAGAGCAATACGCTCAATGGCGAAATCACCGTCACGGTCAGCAAGCGCCTGAGCAACGGCGCGCTGGTGGTACAGGGTGAAAAGTGGCTCACCATCAACCAGGGTGAGGAACTGGTCCGCATTTCCGGCATCGTGCGTCCGCAGGATATCGGCAACGACAACGTTGTTCTTTCCAGCCGCGTCGCCGATGCCAAGATCGAATACGTCGGCAAGGGTACGCTGGCCGATTCGAACACGCGCGGCTGGCTGTCGCGCTTCTTCGATTCGAAGTGGATGCCGTTCTGA
- the flgF gene encoding flagellar basal-body rod protein FlgF translates to MDRSVYVAMTGATQTMRAQAEVAHNLANANTTGFKAELSAFQSLPVQGDGLQTRINGVAQGIGFDTTQGNQMATGNDLDIAIQGNGWIAVQTPNGDEAYTRAGNLRIDADGLLTDMRGNTVMGGGGPITIPQASSVKIGSDGTISVVPLGQSPNTLTTTDRIKLVNPGDDQLQAGADGLMHTRDGNPAEADANVRVVSGELESSNVNPSEVLVKMISLSREYEMQVRSIKAADENEQSASKLLQVG, encoded by the coding sequence ATGGACCGTTCCGTATATGTAGCGATGACCGGCGCCACGCAGACCATGCGGGCACAGGCCGAAGTCGCGCACAACCTGGCCAACGCCAACACCACCGGCTTCAAGGCCGAGCTGTCGGCGTTCCAGAGCCTGCCGGTCCAGGGCGATGGCTTGCAGACGCGTATCAATGGCGTGGCCCAGGGCATCGGTTTCGATACCACCCAGGGCAACCAGATGGCCACGGGCAACGACCTGGATATCGCCATCCAGGGGAACGGCTGGATCGCCGTGCAGACCCCGAATGGCGACGAGGCTTACACGCGCGCCGGCAACCTGCGCATCGACGCCGACGGTCTTTTGACGGATATGCGTGGCAATACCGTCATGGGCGGCGGCGGCCCCATCACGATCCCGCAGGCTTCCAGCGTGAAGATCGGTAGTGACGGCACGATTTCCGTGGTCCCGCTGGGTCAGTCGCCGAATACGCTTACAACCACCGACCGCATCAAGCTGGTGAATCCGGGTGACGACCAGCTGCAGGCCGGCGCCGATGGCCTCATGCACACGCGTGACGGCAATCCGGCCGAGGCCGACGCCAACGTCCGCGTGGTCTCTGGCGAGCTGGAATCCAGCAACGTCAACCCTTCCGAAGTGCTCGTGAAGATGATTTCCCTCTCCCGGGAATACGAAATGCAGGTCCGTTCGATAAAAGCTGCGGACGAAAACGAGCAGTCGGCATCGAAATTGCTACAGGTGGGGTAA
- a CDS encoding flagellar basal body P-ring protein FlgI: MKTAFARLRVISRTAAAVLALFAIVPAHADKIRDLAQVGGVRSNQLVGYGLVVGLDGSGDQTSQAPFTTQSLENMLQQFGVNVPSNVRPQLKNAAAVTITAEIPPFAKPGQKIDVTVASIGNAKSIRGGELLMSPLKGADGQVYAIAQGSVIVGGVSAQGKSGSSVQVNISASGRIPGGGSIERSVPTAFDKGGDIMLNLNTADFMTANRVAQAVNSSFGAGTANAIDSATIAVRAPLDPSQRVSWLATIQALDVTPGDAPARVIVNSRTGTVVIGSDVKVGTAAVAHGSIQVTISEQPQVSQPGAFSRGQTAVVPSSQVAVSENGGHMFKFGPGTSLDSIVRAVNQVGASPSDLISILQALKESGALRAELVVI, encoded by the coding sequence ATGAAGACCGCATTCGCCCGTCTCCGCGTTATCAGCCGCACCGCTGCCGCCGTGCTGGCGCTGTTCGCCATCGTGCCGGCGCATGCCGACAAGATCCGCGACCTGGCGCAGGTGGGCGGCGTGCGCAGCAACCAGCTGGTGGGCTACGGCCTGGTCGTGGGCCTGGATGGCAGTGGTGATCAGACCAGCCAGGCCCCGTTCACCACGCAGAGCCTGGAGAACATGCTCCAGCAGTTTGGCGTGAACGTGCCCAGCAACGTGCGGCCGCAGCTGAAGAACGCAGCGGCCGTCACTATCACCGCCGAGATCCCGCCGTTCGCGAAGCCGGGCCAGAAGATCGACGTGACCGTGGCTTCGATCGGTAACGCCAAGAGCATTCGTGGCGGTGAGCTGCTGATGTCGCCGCTGAAGGGTGCCGATGGCCAGGTGTATGCCATCGCCCAGGGCAGCGTCATCGTCGGCGGCGTCAGCGCCCAGGGTAAGAGCGGTTCCAGCGTGCAGGTGAATATCTCCGCCAGCGGCCGTATCCCGGGCGGCGGCAGCATCGAACGCAGCGTGCCTACGGCGTTCGACAAGGGCGGCGATATCATGCTTAACCTGAACACCGCCGACTTCATGACGGCCAATCGCGTAGCCCAGGCTGTGAACAGCAGCTTTGGCGCCGGTACCGCCAACGCCATCGATTCGGCCACCATCGCCGTGCGTGCACCGCTCGATCCGTCGCAGCGCGTGTCCTGGCTGGCCACCATCCAGGCACTGGATGTCACGCCGGGTGATGCGCCGGCCCGCGTGATCGTCAATTCGCGCACGGGCACCGTGGTCATCGGCTCGGATGTGAAGGTCGGCACCGCCGCCGTGGCCCATGGCTCCATCCAGGTCACGATCAGCGAGCAGCCGCAGGTTAGCCAGCCCGGCGCCTTCAGCCGCGGCCAGACCGCCGTCGTGCCCAGCAGCCAGGTGGCGGTCAGCGAGAACGGCGGCCACATGTTCAAGTTTGGCCCGGGCACCAGCCTGGATTCGATCGTGCGCGCGGTGAACCAGGTCGGTGCGTCGCCCAGCGATCTCATTTCCATCCTGCAGGCACTGAAAGAGTCCGGTGCGTTGCGCGCGGAACTGGTGGTGATCTGA
- the flgG gene encoding flagellar basal-body rod protein FlgG, translated as MFTSLWIAKTGLDAQQTRMDVVSNNLANTNTTGFKRARAEFEDLAYQNRGQAGGQTTEQTTSPTGFMIGTGVRVVGTQKMFEQGGSQQTDNPLDVRIDGRGFLQVTMPDGTVGYTRDGSLKRDQDGQIVTNDGYPLEPAINIPANATAVTIGNDGTVSVTTQGNSASQTVGQIQLADFVNPAGLEPRGDNLYLETTASGTPQTGTAGLNGLGNIQQNALESSNVNVVEEMVNMIETQRAYEMNSKAVSAADQMLQFITQKT; from the coding sequence ATGTTCACGTCCCTCTGGATCGCCAAGACCGGCCTCGATGCGCAGCAGACGCGCATGGATGTCGTCTCGAACAACCTGGCCAACACGAACACCACGGGCTTCAAGCGCGCCCGCGCCGAGTTCGAGGATCTGGCCTACCAGAACCGTGGCCAGGCCGGCGGCCAGACGACCGAGCAGACCACCTCGCCGACCGGCTTCATGATCGGTACCGGTGTACGCGTGGTCGGCACCCAGAAGATGTTCGAGCAGGGCGGTTCGCAGCAGACCGATAACCCGCTCGATGTGCGCATCGATGGCCGCGGCTTCCTGCAGGTCACCATGCCCGATGGCACCGTCGGCTACACGCGTGATGGTTCGCTCAAGCGCGACCAGGATGGCCAGATCGTCACGAACGATGGCTACCCGCTCGAGCCGGCCATCAACATCCCTGCCAACGCGACGGCGGTGACGATCGGCAACGACGGCACGGTGAGCGTGACCACGCAAGGCAACTCCGCCTCGCAGACGGTGGGCCAGATCCAGCTCGCCGACTTTGTTAACCCCGCGGGCCTGGAGCCTCGCGGCGACAACCTGTACCTGGAGACCACCGCCAGCGGCACGCCGCAGACGGGTACGGCCGGCCTGAACGGCCTCGGCAACATCCAGCAGAACGCCCTCGAATCGTCGAACGTCAACGTCGTCGAGGAAATGGTGAACATGATCGAAACCCAGCGCGCCTACGAGATGAACTCGAAGGCCGTATCGGCGGCCGATCAGATGCTCCAGTTCATCACCCAGAAGACCTGA
- a CDS encoding chemotaxis protein, with protein sequence MARPLLDTVETFTRLAGHNRVAMLLFRLGDRQAFGINVFKVREVLRRPRLERMPSMHELVSGSFDYRGQTIPVIDLAAAMGYPPLASVDSAHLIVTEFSRSVQGFLVSDVDRIVHVDGANMAAPPPALGYGARVNAVTRLDGDLLAVVDVEQVLAAVNPQQVEISDKVQQAAHVQQGGNRRVLVVDDSLVARTQLADLFRKLDLECLLAKDGAEGLDMLRSLAMGPDAERVNLVVSDIEMPSMDGYALTRAIREDAQLRGLRVLLHSSLSGVFNEAMVARVGADRFIAKFQPEVLATAVLELLPA encoded by the coding sequence ATGGCCCGACCGCTCCTCGATACCGTGGAAACCTTCACCCGCCTGGCGGGCCACAATCGCGTGGCCATGCTCCTGTTCCGGCTGGGTGACAGGCAGGCCTTCGGCATTAACGTGTTCAAGGTACGCGAGGTACTGCGCCGGCCGCGGCTGGAGCGCATGCCCAGCATGCATGAGCTGGTTTCCGGCAGCTTTGATTACCGCGGGCAGACCATTCCGGTCATCGACCTGGCAGCCGCCATGGGTTATCCGCCGCTGGCCAGCGTGGATAGCGCGCACCTTATCGTCACCGAATTCAGCCGGTCGGTGCAGGGATTCCTGGTATCGGACGTGGACCGGATCGTCCACGTGGATGGGGCCAACATGGCCGCTCCGCCGCCTGCGCTTGGCTATGGCGCCCGTGTGAACGCCGTGACCCGGCTCGATGGCGACCTGCTTGCCGTGGTCGATGTAGAGCAGGTGCTGGCGGCCGTTAACCCGCAGCAGGTCGAGATCTCCGACAAGGTGCAGCAGGCCGCCCACGTGCAGCAGGGCGGCAACCGCCGGGTGCTGGTCGTGGATGATTCCCTGGTGGCCCGCACCCAGCTCGCCGACCTGTTCCGCAAGCTGGACCTGGAGTGCCTGCTCGCAAAGGATGGCGCCGAAGGCCTGGACATGTTGCGTAGCCTGGCCATGGGCCCGGACGCCGAGCGGGTGAACCTGGTCGTCTCCGATATCGAAATGCCCTCGATGGATGGTTATGCGCTGACCCGCGCGATTCGTGAGGACGCTCAGTTGCGGGGCCTGCGGGTCCTGCTGCATAGCTCATTGAGCGGTGTGTTCAACGAGGCCATGGTCGCCCGGGTGGGTGCCGATCGCTTTATCGCCAAGTTCCAGCCCGAGGTACTGGCGACCGCGGTGCTGGAGCTGTTGCCGGCCTGA
- a CDS encoding flagellar hook assembly protein FlgD, with protein sequence MTTVNGTSSTSGTSSTSGSSSQLQQQTLDQSDFLKLMVTQMTNQDPTKPMDANDMVAQMAQFSQVAATQELQSSFDTLSSNLTGDQFVRAASLVGNDVLVPSSAGKLTDSTLSGAVNVPTSGTYVSVQIKDSAGNVVRTIPMGQPDAGLQQFTWDGKSDDGTQLADGVYQISATSGTTAADTFIKGKVEGVGASGTDGTYVQVAGYGGALLSQIAQIL encoded by the coding sequence ATGACCACCGTCAACGGCACCAGCAGTACCAGCGGCACCAGCAGCACCAGCGGCAGCTCGTCCCAGCTGCAGCAGCAAACGCTCGATCAGTCCGATTTCCTGAAGCTGATGGTCACCCAGATGACCAACCAGGACCCGACCAAGCCAATGGACGCCAATGACATGGTGGCCCAGATGGCGCAGTTCTCCCAGGTGGCCGCTACCCAGGAACTGCAGTCCTCGTTTGACACCTTGTCGTCCAACCTCACTGGCGATCAGTTCGTGCGCGCGGCGTCGCTGGTCGGCAACGATGTCCTCGTGCCGTCGAGCGCAGGCAAGCTCACCGATTCGACGCTTTCCGGTGCGGTCAACGTACCGACGTCGGGTACCTATGTCAGCGTCCAGATCAAGGACAGCGCCGGCAACGTGGTCCGCACCATTCCCATGGGCCAGCCGGATGCGGGCCTTCAGCAGTTCACCTGGGATGGCAAATCCGACGACGGTACTCAGCTCGCGGATGGCGTCTACCAGATCTCCGCCACGTCCGGCACCACGGCTGCCGACACGTTCATCAAGGGCAAGGTGGAAGGCGTTGGCGCCTCCGGCACCGACGGCACGTACGTGCAGGTGGCCGGTTACGGCGGCGCCCTGCTCAGCCAGATCGCCCAAATCCTGTAA
- the flgC gene encoding flagellar basal body rod protein FlgC encodes MSLLKIFDVAGSGMAAQSARLNTTASNMANADSVASSEAGAYRAKQPMFSSVQAMVNGQMENEGVRAMGITESQAPVQARYEPSNPMADADGNVWQSNVNPVDELVNMISASRSYQNNVEVMNSARQLMQKTLDLGK; translated from the coding sequence ATGAGCCTGCTCAAGATCTTTGACGTGGCTGGCTCCGGCATGGCCGCGCAGTCGGCCCGCCTCAATACCACCGCCAGCAACATGGCCAACGCCGATAGCGTGGCCAGCAGCGAGGCGGGTGCCTACCGTGCCAAGCAGCCGATGTTTTCCTCGGTGCAGGCCATGGTCAACGGCCAGATGGAGAACGAGGGTGTCCGCGCCATGGGCATCACCGAAAGCCAGGCGCCTGTGCAGGCCCGCTACGAGCCTTCCAATCCCATGGCGGATGCCGACGGCAACGTCTGGCAGAGCAACGTCAACCCGGTCGACGAGCTGGTCAACATGATCTCCGCGTCGCGCTCCTACCAGAACAACGTCGAAGTCATGAACAGCGCAAGGCAGCTCATGCAGAAGACGCTCGACCTCGGCAAATAA
- the flgB gene encoding flagellar basal body rod protein FlgB, producing the protein MIDKPDPLLGMHPQALGLWQRRAEIISSNLANADTPGFLARDVDFRKALTAASGAEDGNQLQMAATESGHIGGNPTYALADADQLKYRTATQPSMDGNTVDTQVEQAQFAGNAIHYQASLSFITAQIHMMRTAITGGSS; encoded by the coding sequence ATGATCGACAAACCAGATCCGCTGCTCGGCATGCACCCACAGGCACTCGGCCTGTGGCAGCGCCGTGCGGAAATCATCTCGTCGAACCTCGCCAATGCGGATACCCCGGGCTTCCTCGCCCGCGATGTTGACTTCCGCAAAGCCCTTACGGCGGCAAGCGGGGCCGAGGACGGTAACCAACTGCAGATGGCGGCGACGGAATCCGGCCATATCGGCGGTAACCCCACCTACGCCCTGGCCGATGCCGACCAGCTCAAGTACCGCACCGCCACGCAGCCGTCCATGGATGGCAACACCGTGGATACGCAGGTCGAGCAGGCCCAGTTTGCTGGCAACGCCATCCACTACCAGGCGTCGCTGAGCTTCATCACCGCGCAGATTCACATGATGCGCACCGCCATCACCGGAGGCAGCTCATGA
- the flgE gene encoding flagellar hook protein FlgE, with product MPFDIALSGINAASTDLEVTANNIANTSTVGFKGSRAEFSQVYSVAGQNLSATASGNGVRVTNIAQQFSNGNMTQTGNSYDMAISGTGFFTLRDGSGYSYTRAGNFHPDDNNYIVNATGQHLQVYPPTASGGFDQSALQDLQLTSGTSAAKASANIGISANLSASASAPANATFDPKDDTSYNSMSTFQAYDSLGAAHTVNVYYAKDATGSNQWNAYMTVDGTQVGGAQAMTFNSGGSMLTPTNGKLNFGAVSPNPGANPMNLTLDMSKVTQFGDASSTTATTNDGYAAGKFSAIDVASDGTVSAKYTNGVSVPLGQVALATFANPQGLRQLNDTNWAASADSGQPVRGSAGSGDMGDIESGQLEASNTADLTAQLVNMIKAQRNYQANAQVISTDNTLTQTIINIRN from the coding sequence ATGCCTTTCGATATCGCGCTCAGCGGCATCAACGCTGCTTCAACGGACCTGGAAGTCACCGCCAACAACATCGCCAACACCAGCACCGTGGGCTTCAAGGGCTCGCGTGCGGAGTTCTCGCAGGTGTATTCGGTGGCCGGCCAGAACCTTTCCGCCACGGCCAGTGGCAACGGCGTACGCGTCACCAACATTGCCCAGCAGTTCAGCAACGGCAACATGACGCAGACCGGCAATTCGTACGATATGGCCATTAGCGGTACGGGCTTTTTCACCCTGCGCGATGGTTCGGGCTATTCGTACACCCGTGCCGGCAATTTCCATCCGGACGACAACAACTACATCGTGAACGCCACCGGCCAGCACCTGCAGGTGTACCCGCCGACGGCGTCGGGCGGCTTCGACCAGAGCGCCCTGCAGGACCTGCAGCTCACCTCGGGCACCTCCGCCGCCAAGGCCAGCGCCAATATCGGTATTTCGGCCAACCTTTCGGCCAGCGCCTCGGCCCCGGCCAACGCAACCTTCGATCCCAAGGACGACACCTCTTACAACTCGATGTCGACCTTCCAGGCTTACGATTCGCTGGGCGCGGCGCATACGGTGAACGTGTACTACGCGAAGGACGCCACCGGCTCCAACCAGTGGAACGCCTACATGACCGTGGACGGCACCCAGGTAGGTGGCGCCCAGGCCATGACGTTCAACAGCGGCGGCTCCATGCTGACGCCCACGAACGGCAAGCTGAACTTCGGTGCGGTCTCGCCCAACCCGGGCGCGAACCCGATGAACCTGACGCTCGACATGAGCAAGGTCACCCAGTTCGGCGATGCCTCCTCGACCACCGCCACCACCAACGACGGCTACGCCGCCGGCAAGTTCTCGGCGATCGACGTGGCCTCCGATGGCACGGTGTCGGCGAAGTACACCAATGGTGTGTCGGTGCCGCTGGGCCAGGTCGCCCTGGCCACCTTCGCCAACCCGCAGGGCCTGCGCCAGCTGAACGACACGAACTGGGCCGCCTCGGCCGATTCGGGCCAGCCGGTTCGCGGTTCGGCCGGCTCCGGTGACATGGGTGATATCGAATCCGGCCAGCTCGAAGCCTCCAACACGGCCGACCTGACCGCCCAGCTGGTCAACATGATCAAGGCGCAGCGCAACTACCAGGCCAACGCCCAGGTCATCTCGACCGACAACACGCTGACCCAGACGATCATTAACATCCGCAACTAA
- the flgJ gene encoding flagellar assembly peptidoglycan hydrolase FlgJ, whose amino-acid sequence MATAVDNQRLGTYSDMSAFAGLRSAAQQDSKAALPTVAKQFESIFTQMMLKSMRDASAAMGGDDIMGSSEANSYRDMLDHQLSVTLSQGKGIGIADMLVRQLGGASASGSDRDNGLFDGVTGSASTADAVSSPSDQNSGLMNSLERMLSSAGRTVGQGASAVANAVGSIDSPQEFVEKFAPHAIEAAKKLGVSVRALLAQAALETGWGKHMPAQGSTASNNMFGIKAGSSWDGKRVNVPTLEYENGVAVRKKDSFRAYDSPSDSFKDYADMVASSPRYAKAVGRGDDIAGFAHALTQGGYATDPSYAQKLTDIANGPVMKQALAALKHIAADL is encoded by the coding sequence ATGGCTACCGCGGTCGACAACCAGCGTCTTGGCACTTACTCGGACATGTCCGCGTTTGCCGGCCTGCGTTCGGCCGCGCAGCAGGATTCCAAGGCCGCACTGCCCACGGTCGCCAAGCAGTTCGAATCGATCTTCACCCAGATGATGCTGAAGTCCATGCGCGACGCCAGCGCCGCCATGGGTGGTGACGACATCATGGGTTCCAGCGAGGCCAACTCGTACCGCGACATGCTGGACCACCAGTTGTCCGTGACGCTGTCGCAGGGTAAGGGCATCGGTATTGCCGATATGCTCGTGCGCCAGCTGGGCGGGGCATCTGCCTCGGGAAGTGATCGCGACAACGGCCTGTTTGATGGCGTGACCGGTTCGGCCTCCACGGCCGATGCCGTGTCGTCGCCCTCGGACCAGAACAGCGGCTTGATGAACTCGCTCGAGCGCATGCTCTCCAGTGCGGGCCGCACGGTGGGGCAGGGTGCTTCCGCCGTCGCCAACGCCGTGGGTTCGATCGACAGCCCGCAGGAGTTCGTCGAGAAATTCGCCCCGCACGCCATTGAGGCTGCAAAGAAGCTTGGCGTGTCCGTGCGCGCGCTGCTCGCGCAGGCCGCGCTCGAGACCGGTTGGGGCAAGCACATGCCTGCCCAGGGCAGCACGGCCAGCAACAACATGTTTGGCATCAAGGCTGGCAGCAGCTGGGATGGCAAGCGGGTCAACGTACCAACACTGGAATACGAAAACGGCGTGGCCGTGCGCAAGAAGGATAGCTTCCGCGCGTACGACTCCCCGTCGGATTCCTTCAAGGATTACGCCGATATGGTCGCCAGCAGCCCGCGTTACGCGAAGGCCGTTGGCCGCGGCGACGATATCGCGGGCTTCGCCCATGCGCTTACCCAGGGCGGTTACGCCACGGACCCGAGCTACGCGCAGAAGCTTACCGATATCGCCAATGGCCCGGTGATGAAGCAGGCGCTCGCAGCGCTCAAGCACATCGCTGCGGATCTTTAA